A portion of the Stella humosa genome contains these proteins:
- a CDS encoding DM13 domain-containing protein, which yields MRRILFWFLLGGLLGTGGGFALGVFFFPYIFPPPVANQQVADRAAQTVLGTGTFVHADPSDPIHWGRGSVSVLRDAAGGRIVYLEKDFEVGPGPDYRVYLVAHPAPRAKDDVRAAFIDLGGLAAFKGSQIYAIPEGVDLAAQGSVVIWCRAFAQLISPATIARVP from the coding sequence ATGCGCCGTATCCTGTTCTGGTTCCTGCTGGGCGGGCTGCTCGGCACCGGCGGCGGGTTTGCGCTGGGGGTCTTCTTCTTCCCCTATATCTTCCCCCCGCCGGTGGCCAACCAGCAGGTGGCCGACCGCGCCGCCCAGACGGTGCTGGGGACCGGGACCTTCGTCCATGCCGACCCGTCCGACCCCATCCACTGGGGCCGCGGCTCGGTGTCGGTCCTGCGCGATGCAGCCGGTGGGCGCATCGTCTACCTGGAAAAGGATTTCGAGGTCGGCCCGGGGCCGGACTACCGGGTCTACCTGGTCGCCCATCCCGCACCCCGGGCCAAGGACGACGTACGGGCCGCCTTCATCGACCTGGGCGGGCTCGCCGCGTTCAAGGGCAGCCAGATCTACGCCATTCCCGAGGGCGTCGACCTTGCCGCCCAGGGCTCGGTCGTCATCTGGTGCCGCGCCTTCGCCCAACTCATCTCGCCCGCGACCATCGCCCGGGTGCCATAG
- a CDS encoding EF-hand domain-containing protein, translating to MKILVSAAALAIGLAASGASFAQTAAPAGDGKPAQRQLEQIKRMDSDGDGKVSKAEFMAFQPRGRAPVAADAKVTREEFMKRGPHREHAGRPAPTAEQKAQKDQRRAELFKTLDKDNNGSISRDEFMAFQGAMMMRAAAHNRSNERFERRRAEMFKRLDANNDGVVDPAERTAMREAAFTRMDRNGDGFITADELPRRGPRAVR from the coding sequence ATGAAGATCCTCGTTTCCGCCGCCGCCCTGGCGATCGGCCTGGCCGCCTCTGGCGCATCCTTCGCCCAGACCGCGGCACCCGCCGGCGACGGCAAGCCGGCGCAGCGCCAGCTCGAACAGATCAAGCGGATGGACAGCGACGGCGACGGCAAGGTGTCGAAGGCAGAGTTCATGGCCTTCCAGCCGCGCGGCCGTGCCCCGGTCGCCGCCGACGCCAAGGTCACGCGCGAGGAATTCATGAAGCGCGGGCCGCATCGCGAGCATGCCGGCCGCCCGGCCCCGACGGCCGAGCAGAAGGCGCAGAAGGACCAGCGCCGGGCCGAGCTGTTCAAGACGCTCGACAAGGACAACAACGGCAGCATCAGCCGCGACGAGTTCATGGCCTTCCAGGGCGCCATGATGATGCGGGCCGCCGCCCACAACCGCTCGAACGAGCGCTTCGAGAGGCGCCGGGCCGAGATGTTCAAGCGGCTCGACGCCAACAACGACGGCGTCGTCGACCCGGCCGAGCGGACGGCAATGCGCGAAGCCGCCTTCACGCGGATGGACCGCAAC